In Devosia beringensis, a single window of DNA contains:
- a CDS encoding SUF system Fe-S cluster assembly protein, producing MTDDDIKIDESKIAPAPALPVPGIQPTIGGDLPEAEVERITSDLIGALKTVYDPEIPVDIYELGLIYKVDLDDDRNLVIDMTLTAPGCPVAGEMPGWVENAARSVEGIQDVTVNMVFDPPWDATRMSEEAQVALNWW from the coding sequence ATGACTGACGACGATATCAAGATCGACGAATCCAAGATTGCTCCCGCGCCGGCTTTGCCGGTGCCCGGCATCCAGCCCACCATTGGCGGCGACCTGCCGGAAGCCGAGGTGGAGCGCATTACCAGCGACCTGATCGGCGCGCTCAAGACCGTCTATGATCCGGAAATCCCGGTCGATATCTATGAGCTGGGCCTGATCTACAAGGTCGATCTCGATGATGACCGGAACCTCGTCATCGACATGACGCTGACCGCGCCGGGCTGCCCGGTGGCCGGCGAAATGCCCGGCTGGGTGGAAAATGCGGCGCGCAGCGTCGAGGGCATCCAGGACGTTACCGTCAACATGGTGTTCGATCCCCCTTGGGACGCCACGCGCATGAGCGAAGAAGCCCAGGTCGCGCTGAACTGGTGGTAA
- the aroA gene encoding 3-phosphoshikimate 1-carboxyvinyltransferase, with the protein MTALPAGFLLTPPSHKLVGRVAPPGSKSITNRALLLAALANGTSHLSGALKSKDTVLMAAALRQMGVTVDEPDATSFVVTSTGTLLSPDAPLFLGNAGTATRFLTAAVATVNGTVIVDGDEEMRVRPIGPLVTALQSLGIDATSPTGCPPVTIVGTGSFGQGRVEIDGGLSSQYVSALLMAAPLGEGPIEIALTGRDIGARGYVDLTLSAMRSFGAVVEQVDAGTWLVQPTGYQAADLLIEPDASAATYLWGAQALTGGRIDLGVDADAFTQPDAAAQALIAQFPDMPAVIDGSQMQDAVPTLAVLAAFNNHPVRFVGIANLRVKETDRIRAVANELNRILPGLGTEEGDDLLVASDPALAEKLAGRNSRVKIETYHDHRIAMSFALAGLRLENIVILDPACTGKTYPGYWDMLAGLGVELTAVD; encoded by the coding sequence ATGACCGCTCTGCCTGCGGGTTTTCTGCTCACTCCACCCTCCCACAAGCTGGTCGGCCGCGTGGCGCCGCCGGGCTCCAAATCCATTACCAACCGGGCCCTGCTGCTGGCCGCCCTGGCCAATGGCACCAGCCATCTGTCGGGCGCGCTGAAAAGCAAGGACACCGTGCTGATGGCGGCGGCCCTGCGCCAGATGGGCGTCACGGTCGACGAGCCGGACGCTACCAGCTTTGTTGTCACCAGCACCGGCACCTTGCTGTCCCCAGACGCGCCGCTCTTCCTGGGCAATGCCGGTACGGCGACGCGGTTTCTTACCGCTGCCGTGGCGACCGTAAACGGCACCGTCATCGTCGATGGCGATGAAGAGATGCGGGTGCGGCCGATCGGCCCGCTGGTCACGGCCCTGCAGTCCCTGGGCATTGACGCGACCAGCCCCACCGGCTGTCCGCCGGTGACCATTGTCGGCACCGGCAGCTTCGGCCAGGGCCGCGTGGAGATCGATGGCGGGCTTTCCAGCCAATATGTCTCGGCCTTGCTGATGGCGGCGCCTTTGGGCGAGGGGCCCATCGAGATTGCGCTGACCGGCAGGGATATCGGCGCGCGCGGCTATGTCGACCTCACCCTCTCGGCCATGCGCAGCTTTGGCGCCGTAGTCGAACAGGTCGATGCCGGCACCTGGCTGGTGCAGCCGACCGGCTATCAGGCTGCCGATCTGCTGATCGAGCCCGATGCCTCGGCGGCAACCTATCTGTGGGGCGCACAGGCGCTCACGGGTGGCCGGATCGATCTTGGGGTCGATGCGGATGCCTTTACCCAGCCAGACGCCGCCGCACAGGCCCTGATCGCCCAGTTTCCCGACATGCCGGCGGTGATCGACGGTTCGCAGATGCAGGATGCCGTGCCGACGCTGGCCGTGCTGGCGGCTTTCAACAATCATCCGGTGCGCTTTGTCGGCATTGCCAATCTGCGGGTCAAGGAAACCGACCGCATCCGTGCCGTGGCCAATGAGCTCAACCGCATCCTGCCGGGTCTCGGCACCGAAGAGGGTGACGACCTGCTGGTCGCCTCGGACCCGGCGCTGGCGGAAAAACTGGCCGGGCGCAACAGCCGGGTCAAGATCGAGACCTATCACGATCACCGCATCGCCATGAGCTTTGCCCTGGCCGGCCTGCGTCTGGAGAACATCGTCATTCTCGACCCTGCCTGCACCGGCAAGACCTATCCGGGCTATTGGGACATGCTGGCCGGTCTGGGCGTGGAACTGACGGCGGTTGACTAG
- a CDS encoding GGDEF domain-containing protein, whose translation MSDQEFKRALGYANAAFDLLKRSGIPAYPQFYELLYTYATGVNPSLNNRINALFRNGDSPSESVAEALYNEFLKSDVNDRMTAVSQRMHARIDAVHDAIDTAMTTANAYSGSLQSASGDLSRDISAAAMKALSVKLLAETRQMQDTNRSLEQKLQASRDDIAALQRDLDDVRRESLLDPLTKIANRKSFDEGLAAAIAAASINGDPLSLMLVDIDNFKNFNDSYGHQTGDQVLRLVAMTLKSNIKGKDLAARYGGEEFVAILPHTDIEGAIIVAENIRRAIQAKELLKRSTNEKLGRITASFGIAAFGSTDTAASLIERADRCLYAAKHAGRNRVINENDLVNDLLPAKRAGATAA comes from the coding sequence GTGTCCGATCAGGAATTCAAACGAGCGCTCGGCTATGCCAATGCGGCATTTGACCTTCTCAAGCGTAGCGGTATCCCGGCCTATCCTCAGTTCTACGAACTGCTCTACACCTATGCCACAGGCGTCAATCCAAGCCTGAACAACCGCATCAACGCCCTGTTTCGCAACGGGGATTCGCCCAGTGAAAGCGTGGCCGAGGCGCTCTATAACGAGTTCCTGAAGTCCGACGTCAATGATCGCATGACGGCGGTTTCCCAGCGCATGCACGCCCGCATCGACGCAGTGCACGATGCCATCGACACAGCCATGACCACAGCCAATGCCTATTCGGGCTCGCTGCAGTCGGCCAGCGGCGATCTCAGCCGCGATATCTCGGCGGCCGCCATGAAGGCCCTGTCGGTCAAGCTGCTGGCTGAAACGCGGCAGATGCAGGACACCAACCGCTCGCTCGAACAGAAGCTGCAGGCCTCACGCGACGACATAGCCGCCTTGCAGCGTGATCTGGACGATGTGCGCCGGGAATCCCTGCTCGATCCCCTGACCAAGATTGCCAACCGCAAGAGCTTTGATGAGGGCCTGGCAGCCGCCATTGCGGCAGCCAGCATCAATGGCGATCCACTCTCGCTGATGCTGGTCGATATCGACAACTTCAAGAATTTCAACGACAGCTATGGCCACCAGACCGGCGACCAGGTGCTGCGCCTCGTCGCCATGACGCTCAAATCCAACATCAAGGGCAAGGATCTGGCGGCCCGCTATGGTGGCGAGGAATTCGTCGCCATCCTGCCCCATACCGATATCGAAGGCGCCATCATCGTCGCCGAGAATATCCGCCGGGCCATCCAGGCCAAGGAACTGCTCAAGCGCTCGACCAATGAGAAGCTGGGCCGCATCACCGCATCCTTCGGCATCGCCGCCTTCGGGTCAACCGACACGGCAGCCTCGCTGATCGAGCGCGCCGACCGCTGCCTCTATGCTGCCAAGCATGCCGGCCGCAACCGCGTGATCAACGAAAACGATCTGGTCAACGACCTGCTGCCGGCCAAGCGCGCCGGCGCGACGGCCGCCTGA
- a CDS encoding cupin domain-containing protein: MSESSIQTVVRVAELSLKRRDMAPGIGSDFTNISKPMGLTQLGASYFAVKPGESAFPLHVHYQEDEIIIILSGTGTYRFGGESHAVKAGDTLSAPAGRTELAHQLTNSGTETLTYICVSSLPEINVVELPELGVVRIHSRKPGGPASMELKMPVAADK, translated from the coding sequence ATGAGTGAATCCAGCATCCAGACCGTGGTCAGGGTGGCCGAGCTGTCGCTCAAGCGCCGCGACATGGCACCCGGCATTGGCTCGGATTTCACCAACATTTCCAAGCCCATGGGACTGACCCAACTGGGAGCCAGCTATTTTGCGGTCAAGCCTGGCGAGTCGGCGTTTCCGCTGCATGTCCACTACCAGGAAGATGAGATCATCATCATCCTGTCGGGCACGGGTACCTACCGCTTTGGTGGCGAGAGCCACGCCGTCAAGGCAGGGGATACGCTGTCGGCTCCGGCCGGTCGGACCGAACTGGCGCACCAATTGACCAATTCGGGGACCGAGACGCTGACCTATATCTGCGTTTCGAGCCTGCCCGAGATCAATGTGGTGGAACTCCCCGAACTGGGTGTTGTGCGCATCCACAGCCGAAAACCGGGCGGCCCGGCGTCGATGGAGCTCAAAATGCCCGTCGCCGCAGACAAATAA
- the sufB gene encoding Fe-S cluster assembly protein SufB, producing the protein MADYDHIPTLKENIDRATVDSVLSLDVDKYKYGFETDIESDMAPKGLSEDTVRFISAKKNEPAWMLEWRLEAYKRFLTLTEPTWAKVHYPQIDLQDMYYYAAPKSTPAPTSLDEVDPALLEMYEKLGIPLKEREILAGVERPNVAVDAVMDSVSVVTTFREELSKVGIIFCSISEAIREYPELIQKYLASVVPVSDNYYATLNSAVFTDGSFVYIPKGVRCPMELSTYFRINEKKTGQFERTLIIAEADSYVSYLEGCTAPMRAESQLHAAVVELVAMDNAEIKYSTVQNWYPGDKEGKGGIYNFVTKRGDCRGANSKISWTQVETGSAITWKYPSCILRGDGSRGEFYSIAISNGYQQVDSGTKMIHLGKNTSSRIISKGIAAGFSDNTYRGQVSAHAKAKNARNFTQCDSLLIGDRCGAHTVPYIESRNSTAVFEHEATTSKISDDQMFYCQQRGLNEEEAVALIVNGFVRDVLQHLPMEFMVETQKLIAISLEGSVG; encoded by the coding sequence ATGGCGGACTACGACCATATCCCGACGCTCAAGGAAAACATTGATCGCGCTACCGTGGATTCGGTGCTGTCGCTTGACGTGGACAAGTACAAATACGGCTTCGAAACCGATATCGAATCCGACATGGCCCCCAAGGGCCTGAGCGAGGACACGGTCCGCTTCATCTCCGCCAAGAAGAACGAGCCCGCCTGGATGCTGGAATGGCGCCTCGAGGCCTATAAGCGCTTCCTGACCCTGACCGAGCCCACCTGGGCCAAAGTGCACTATCCGCAGATCGACCTGCAGGACATGTATTATTACGCCGCGCCCAAATCGACGCCGGCGCCGACCAGCCTCGACGAGGTCGATCCGGCTTTGCTCGAAATGTATGAAAAGCTGGGCATCCCGCTCAAGGAGCGCGAGATCCTGGCCGGCGTCGAGCGCCCCAATGTGGCGGTCGATGCGGTGATGGATTCCGTTTCGGTGGTGACCACGTTCCGCGAAGAGCTGAGCAAGGTGGGCATCATCTTCTGCTCGATCTCGGAAGCCATCCGCGAATATCCCGAGCTGATCCAGAAGTACCTGGCCTCGGTGGTGCCGGTTTCGGACAATTACTACGCCACGCTCAACAGCGCCGTCTTCACCGATGGCTCGTTTGTCTACATTCCCAAGGGCGTGCGCTGCCCGATGGAGCTGAGCACCTATTTCCGCATCAACGAGAAGAAGACCGGCCAGTTTGAGCGCACGCTGATCATTGCCGAGGCCGACAGCTATGTCAGCTATCTCGAGGGCTGCACTGCGCCGATGCGCGCCGAAAGCCAGCTGCATGCGGCCGTGGTCGAACTGGTGGCGATGGACAATGCCGAGATCAAGTATTCCACCGTCCAGAACTGGTACCCGGGCGACAAGGAAGGCAAGGGCGGCATCTACAATTTCGTCACCAAGCGGGGCGACTGCCGTGGCGCCAATTCCAAGATCTCATGGACCCAGGTGGAAACCGGTTCGGCCATTACCTGGAAATATCCGAGCTGCATCCTGCGCGGCGACGGTTCGCGCGGCGAGTTCTACTCGATCGCCATCTCGAACGGCTACCAGCAGGTCGATAGCGGCACCAAGATGATCCATCTGGGCAAGAACACGTCCAGCCGCATCATTTCCAAGGGAATTGCGGCCGGCTTTTCCGACAATACCTATCGCGGCCAGGTATCGGCTCACGCCAAGGCCAAGAATGCGCGCAATTTCACGCAGTGCGACAGCCTTCTCATCGGCGACCGCTGCGGCGCCCATACGGTGCCCTATATCGAGAGCCGCAATAGTACCGCGGTGTTCGAGCATGAGGCGACCACGTCCAAGATCTCGGACGACCAGATGTTTTACTGCCAGCAGCGCGGCCTCAATGAGGAGGAAGCGGTGGCGCTGATCGTCAACGGTTTCGTCCGCGATGTGCTGCAGCACCTGCCGATGGAATTCATGGTCGAGACGCAGAAGCTGATCGCGATCAGCCTTGAAGGCAGCGTGGGATGA
- the sufC gene encoding Fe-S cluster assembly ATPase SufC, whose protein sequence is MLEIRNLHARIEDRDILKGVNLIIPPGEVHAVMGRNGSGKSTLSYVLAGKEDYEITEGEVLLDGQNLLEMDPSERASAGLFLAFQYPIEIPGVATMTFLKAAMNAQRKARGEAEMTTPDFMRAVKTAGTELNVDTDMLKRPLNVGFSGGEKKRAEVLQMALLQPKMCILDETDSGLDIDALQVVSKGVNGLRAANRSMLVITHYQRLLNHIVPDVVHVFSDGRIVESGDKDLALQLEAKGYADFDGAAA, encoded by the coding sequence ATCCTTGAAATCCGCAACCTGCATGCCCGAATCGAAGATCGCGACATCCTCAAGGGCGTGAACCTGATCATTCCGCCCGGCGAAGTGCATGCCGTGATGGGCCGCAATGGCTCGGGCAAGTCGACGCTGAGCTATGTGCTGGCTGGCAAGGAAGACTACGAGATCACCGAGGGCGAAGTGCTGCTCGACGGGCAGAACCTGCTCGAGATGGATCCGTCCGAGCGCGCCTCGGCCGGCCTGTTCCTGGCCTTCCAGTACCCGATCGAAATCCCCGGCGTCGCCACCATGACCTTCCTCAAGGCGGCGATGAATGCCCAGCGCAAGGCGCGCGGCGAGGCCGAGATGACCACGCCGGACTTCATGCGCGCGGTCAAGACCGCCGGTACCGAGCTCAACGTGGATACCGACATGCTCAAGCGCCCGCTCAATGTCGGCTTCTCCGGCGGCGAGAAGAAGCGCGCCGAAGTGCTGCAGATGGCGCTGCTGCAGCCCAAGATGTGCATCCTCGACGAGACCGATTCCGGCCTCGATATCGATGCGCTGCAGGTGGTGTCCAAGGGCGTCAACGGCTTGCGGGCGGCCAATCGCTCCATGCTGGTGATCACGCATTACCAGCGCCTGCTCAACCATATCGTGCCCGATGTGGTGCATGTGTTCAGCGATGGCCGGATCGTGGAAAGCGGCGACAAGGACCTGGCGCTGCAGCTCGAAGCCAAGGGCTATGCCGACTTCGACGGCGCGGCGGCCTGA
- a CDS encoding alpha/beta hydrolase, giving the protein MPEVIFNGPEGRLEGRYQPGREPNAPIAILLHPHPQFGGTMNNQIIYNLFYMFVERGFAVLRFNSRGVGRSQGMFDHGIGELSDAASALDWLQTINRESRGCWIAGFSFGAWIGMQLLMRRPEVEGFISVAPPENLYDFSFLAPCPSSGLIIHGDKDRVAPPASVQKLVDKLKTQKGITIEQQIVEGANHFFEGKIDELTTACAEYLDRRRQEIADGGGR; this is encoded by the coding sequence ATGCCAGAAGTGATTTTCAACGGACCTGAGGGTCGTCTGGAAGGCCGCTATCAGCCCGGCAGGGAGCCCAATGCTCCGATCGCCATCCTGCTTCATCCCCACCCGCAGTTCGGCGGGACGATGAACAACCAGATCATCTACAACCTGTTCTACATGTTTGTGGAGCGCGGTTTTGCCGTGCTGCGGTTCAACTCGCGTGGTGTGGGTCGTTCGCAGGGCATGTTCGATCATGGCATCGGCGAACTCTCCGATGCGGCTTCGGCGCTGGACTGGCTGCAGACCATCAACCGCGAATCGCGTGGCTGCTGGATTGCCGGCTTCTCCTTTGGCGCCTGGATCGGCATGCAGCTGCTGATGCGCCGCCCCGAGGTGGAAGGCTTCATTTCCGTCGCCCCGCCGGAAAACCTCTATGACTTCTCGTTCCTGGCCCCCTGCCCGTCCTCGGGCCTGATCATCCATGGCGACAAGGACCGCGTGGCCCCGCCCGCCTCGGTGCAGAAGCTGGTCGACAAGCTCAAGACGCAAAAGGGCATCACCATCGAGCAGCAGATCGTCGAGGGCGCCAACCACTTCTTCGAGGGCAAGATCGACGAACTGACCACGGCCTGCGCCGAATATCTCGACCGTCGCCGTCAGGAGATCGCCGACG
- a CDS encoding cysteine desulfurase has protein sequence MAFNLDSVRADFPILGEQIHGKRLVYLDSGASAQKPVQVLERMDHAFRHEYANVHRGLHTLANRATEAYEGGREATRAFLNAGRVEEIIFTKSATEAINLVASSFAGPRIGEGDEIVLTIMEHHSNIVPWHFLRERQGAVLNWVDVRDDGSFDIDAFEAALTDRTRMVAVTHMSNVLGTVTPIKQIIEIAHARGIAVLIDGSQGAVHGKVDVQDLDADFYVMTGHKLYGPTGIGVLYGKYDLLAEMQPYQGGGEMIDTVALEGVTYNEPPHRFEAGTPPIVQAIGLGAALNYITALGQEDIAVHEAEIAAYATERLTRINKLRMIGTAPGKGGIFSFEIEGAHAHDVSTILDRYGIAVRAGTHCAQPLLKRFGVSSTCRASFALYNGKDDVDVLVDGIERALTFFA, from the coding sequence ATGGCATTCAACCTCGACTCCGTCCGGGCCGATTTCCCGATCCTGGGCGAGCAGATCCACGGCAAAAGGCTGGTCTATCTGGACAGCGGTGCCTCGGCGCAGAAGCCGGTGCAGGTGCTCGAGCGGATGGACCATGCCTTCCGGCACGAATATGCCAATGTCCACCGGGGGCTGCATACCTTGGCCAATCGGGCGACGGAGGCCTATGAGGGCGGCCGCGAGGCCACCCGCGCCTTCCTCAATGCCGGCCGGGTGGAAGAGATCATCTTTACCAAGTCGGCGACTGAGGCGATCAACCTGGTCGCGTCGTCCTTTGCCGGGCCGCGGATCGGGGAAGGCGATGAGATCGTCCTCACCATCATGGAGCATCACTCCAATATCGTGCCCTGGCACTTCCTGCGCGAACGCCAGGGGGCGGTGCTCAACTGGGTGGATGTGCGCGACGATGGCAGCTTTGACATCGACGCCTTTGAAGCGGCACTGACCGATCGCACCCGTATGGTTGCGGTTACCCATATGTCCAACGTCCTGGGCACGGTCACCCCGATCAAGCAGATCATCGAGATCGCCCATGCGCGTGGCATTGCGGTGCTGATCGATGGCAGCCAGGGCGCCGTGCATGGCAAGGTGGACGTTCAGGATCTGGACGCCGACTTCTATGTCATGACCGGCCACAAGCTCTACGGCCCCACCGGCATTGGCGTGCTCTACGGCAAGTATGATCTCCTCGCCGAGATGCAGCCCTATCAGGGCGGTGGCGAGATGATCGACACGGTCGCGCTTGAGGGCGTGACCTATAACGAGCCCCCGCACCGCTTCGAGGCGGGCACGCCGCCGATCGTGCAGGCCATCGGCCTGGGCGCGGCGCTCAACTACATCACCGCGCTCGGCCAGGAAGACATCGCCGTCCATGAGGCCGAGATCGCCGCCTATGCGACCGAACGCCTGACCCGGATCAACAAGCTGCGCATGATCGGCACGGCGCCGGGCAAGGGAGGCATTTTCTCCTTCGAGATCGAGGGGGCGCATGCCCACGACGTGTCGACGATTCTCGATCGCTACGGCATTGCCGTGCGGGCCGGGACGCATTGCGCCCAGCCGCTGCTCAAACGCTTTGGTGTCAGCTCTACCTGCCGCGCCTCCTTCGCCCTATATAACGGCAAGGACGATGTGGACGTCTTGGTGGACGGCATTGAACGCGCCCTGACTTTTTTCGCGTAA
- the sufD gene encoding Fe-S cluster assembly protein SufD, which produces MAQSMPIRLGAAEATLIAQLTSVGATAEAERLSIAGLPTRRVESYHYTDLKSLLKAVPPLGVAANAASAPALRVAGAYQLMIANGVIQSSTTAPAGVIVGKAEGGALSTRDDVLVHLNGALAKESLSLTLESSVDPVIQIDRRIEGEAAHVADSLKIFVADNASAVILETFSGSDAAHVGNHATYLAVGKNAVVTHITVDLSARAVSHFATNEYQLADGAKLRTVTIHAGAALSRSQVFARFVGPGAHGDFTGLNLVADGQHNDITIDIRHGVAHTTSQEMYKQIARGRSKAVFQGKIVVERDAQKVDAKMMMQGLMLSDEAEILSKPELEIYADDVVCGHGSTCGELDADSMFYLMSRGITKAEAETMLVRGFIAEVLDPIEDAALNEALNGVVDGWLLEA; this is translated from the coding sequence ATGGCACAGTCAATGCCCATCCGGCTCGGCGCGGCCGAAGCCACCCTGATTGCCCAGCTCACCAGCGTCGGTGCCACCGCTGAAGCCGAACGGCTCAGCATTGCCGGCCTGCCGACGCGTCGCGTCGAGAGCTACCACTATACCGACCTCAAGAGCCTGCTGAAGGCCGTGCCGCCGCTCGGCGTGGCGGCCAATGCCGCCAGTGCCCCGGCTCTGCGCGTCGCCGGCGCCTATCAGCTGATGATCGCCAATGGCGTCATCCAGTCCTCGACCACGGCACCGGCCGGCGTCATCGTCGGCAAGGCCGAGGGCGGGGCACTGAGCACGCGCGACGACGTGCTGGTGCACCTCAATGGCGCGCTGGCCAAGGAAAGCCTCAGTCTGACGCTCGAAAGCAGCGTTGATCCGGTGATCCAGATCGACCGCCGCATCGAGGGCGAGGCGGCCCATGTTGCCGATTCGCTCAAGATCTTCGTGGCCGACAATGCTTCGGCCGTGATCCTCGAGACCTTTTCGGGCTCCGACGCCGCCCATGTCGGCAATCACGCCACCTATCTCGCCGTCGGCAAGAATGCGGTGGTGACCCATATCACCGTCGATCTGTCCGCCCGGGCGGTGAGCCACTTTGCCACCAATGAATATCAGCTGGCTGATGGCGCCAAGCTGCGCACGGTCACAATCCATGCCGGCGCGGCCCTGTCGCGCAGCCAGGTCTTTGCCCGCTTTGTCGGGCCGGGCGCGCATGGCGACTTTACCGGGCTCAACCTGGTGGCCGATGGCCAGCACAATGACATCACCATCGATATCCGCCACGGCGTGGCCCACACCACCAGCCAGGAAATGTACAAGCAGATCGCCCGTGGGCGATCCAAGGCGGTGTTCCAAGGCAAGATCGTGGTGGAGCGCGACGCCCAGAAGGTCGATGCCAAGATGATGATGCAGGGGTTGATGCTCTCGGACGAAGCCGAGATCCTCAGCAAGCCCGAGCTCGAAATCTATGCCGACGACGTCGTCTGCGGCCATGGCTCGACCTGCGGCGAACTCGACGCCGATTCCATGTTCTATCTGATGAGTCGGGGCATCACCAAAGCCGAGGCCGAGACCATGCTGGTGCGCGGCTTCATCGCCGAAGTGCTCGACCCGATCGAAGATGCCGCCCTCAACGAGGCCCTCAACGGCGTCGTCGACGGCTGGCTGCTGGAGGCCTGA
- a CDS encoding cysteine desulfurase family protein translates to MTRPAIYLDHNAASPLLPEARSALLAALDLVGNPSSVHGHGRALRNLIDTARGQVAALAGAERKQVVFTGSATEAITQAIVGGARSFAASAIVISAGEHAAVGKAAEATGLPVITISLLPDGCIDLDQLADVLADAEGNLLVALHWVNNETGVVQPMARINALVGPTRHTLFIDAVQALGKLPLDFAASAPDMMAISGHKIGAPAGIGALLVKAHADLVRLIPGGGQEQGRRGGTEAAALIAGFGAAAAAFAGHYESADVAALTARLEAALPGEAVIFGGARLGNVINFAVPGVKSATAMMALDLMGLSVSSGSACSSGKVGPSHVLAAMGVAPELAECALRVSLGWTSTAADVDAFVAGYQSILERQRARQGQAA, encoded by the coding sequence ATGACCAGACCGGCGATCTATCTTGATCATAATGCCGCGTCCCCGCTTCTTCCCGAAGCGCGGTCGGCGCTGCTGGCTGCGCTGGATCTGGTGGGCAATCCCTCATCGGTACATGGCCATGGCCGTGCCCTGCGCAATCTGATCGACACCGCCCGCGGGCAGGTTGCCGCACTGGCGGGGGCCGAGCGCAAGCAGGTCGTCTTTACGGGGTCAGCCACCGAAGCGATCACGCAGGCCATTGTCGGCGGCGCCAGGAGCTTTGCCGCCAGCGCCATTGTCATCAGTGCCGGCGAGCATGCTGCCGTCGGCAAGGCGGCCGAGGCGACCGGCTTACCGGTGATCACGATTAGCCTGCTGCCCGATGGCTGCATTGATCTGGATCAACTGGCTGACGTGTTGGCCGATGCCGAGGGCAACCTCCTGGTGGCGCTGCACTGGGTCAACAACGAGACCGGCGTGGTCCAGCCGATGGCGCGCATCAATGCGCTGGTGGGCCCGACGCGTCACACACTGTTTATCGATGCCGTGCAGGCGCTGGGCAAGCTACCCCTCGATTTTGCCGCCTCCGCACCCGATATGATGGCCATCAGTGGCCACAAGATCGGCGCGCCGGCCGGCATTGGCGCACTGCTGGTCAAGGCACATGCCGACTTGGTCCGGCTCATTCCCGGTGGCGGGCAGGAGCAGGGTCGGCGCGGCGGTACCGAAGCGGCAGCCCTGATTGCCGGCTTTGGTGCGGCAGCGGCGGCTTTTGCCGGGCACTATGAATCGGCCGATGTGGCCGCGCTGACGGCCCGGCTCGAGGCGGCTCTGCCCGGCGAGGCCGTGATATTCGGCGGGGCGCGGCTGGGCAATGTGATCAACTTTGCCGTGCCGGGCGTAAAAAGCGCGACGGCGATGATGGCACTGGACCTGATGGGCCTGTCGGTCTCGTCGGGCTCGGCCTGCTCGTCGGGCAAGGTTGGCCCCAGCCATGTGCTGGCGGCGATGGGCGTGGCGCCGGAACTGGCCGAGTGCGCCCTGCGCGTCAGCCTGGGCTGGACTTCCACGGCGGCGGACGTTGACGCGTTCGTTGCCGGTTACCAATCGATCCTGGAGCGCCAGCGGGCGCGGCAGGGGCAGGCGGCCTAG
- a CDS encoding HesB/IscA family protein has protein sequence MAFKIMSLSDAAAARINEIIEDSDKPVIGVRVGVKNAGCAGMAYTLDYVTEPVAGDDHVSDKGVEVYVEPKATMFLLGTVMDYAESKMSAGFTFRNPNQTGECGCGESVQLKPADLKAIAEARASA, from the coding sequence ATGGCCTTCAAGATCATGTCGTTGAGCGATGCTGCTGCAGCCCGCATCAATGAAATCATCGAAGACAGCGACAAGCCGGTGATCGGCGTGCGCGTCGGCGTCAAGAATGCCGGCTGCGCGGGCATGGCCTATACGCTGGACTATGTCACCGAGCCGGTGGCCGGTGACGACCATGTCAGCGACAAGGGCGTCGAGGTCTATGTCGAGCCCAAGGCCACCATGTTCCTGCTCGGCACGGTGATGGACTATGCCGAATCCAAGATGAGTGCGGGCTTTACCTTCCGCAATCCCAACCAGACCGGGGAATGCGGCTGTGGCGAAAGCGTGCAGCTCAAGCCGGCCGATCTCAAGGCCATTGCCGAGGCGCGCGCCTCGGCCTGA